The proteins below come from a single Miscanthus floridulus cultivar M001 chromosome 1, ASM1932011v1, whole genome shotgun sequence genomic window:
- the LOC136485440 gene encoding uncharacterized protein encodes MMTMSRAAVVVVALASSHLLAGGVAARAGVVTFSATNAASSTAGGKRFGRDVGVRYSRRVLSDASSFCWKTFNQPSPGSRKPVSSITLVVEDIGGVAFTSGNGIHLSAQYVGGYSGDVKTEATGVLYHEVTHVWQWNGQGQANGGLIEGIADYVRLKAGYAPGHWVKPGQGDRWDQGYDITARFLDYCDSLKPGFVALLNAKMKDGYSDDFFAQILGKNVQRLWQDYKAKYGG; translated from the exons ATGATGACGATGAGTCGTGCCGCCGTCGTCGTAGTAGCGCTCGCTTCTTCTCATCTCCTGGCCGGCGGCGTGGCAGCCAGGGCCGGCGTGGTCACGTTCAGCGCGACGAACGCCGCGTCGAGCACGGCGGGCGGCAAGCGGTTCGGCCGGGACGTCGGCGTCAGGTATTCGAGGCGAGTGCTCTCGGACGCCTCCTCCTTCTGCTGGAAGACCTTCAACCAGCCCAGCCCCGGCAGCCGCAAGCCCGTCAGCTCCATCACCCTCGTCGTCGAGGACATCGGCGGCGTCGCCTTCACCAGCGGCAACGGCATCCACCTCAGTGCCCAGTACGTCGGCGGCTACTCCGGTGACGTCAAGACAGAG GCGACTGGGGTGCTGTACCACGAGGTAACGCACGTGTGGCAGTGGAACGGGCAGGGGCAGGCGAACGGCGGCCTCATCGAGGGCATCGCCGACTACGTCCGGCTGAAGGCGGGGTACGCGCCGGGGCACTGGGTGAAGCCGGGGCAGGGAGACCGGTGGGATCAGGGGTACGACATCACGGCGAGGTTTCTGGACTACTGCGACTCGCTGAAGCCGGGCTTCGTCGCGCTGCTCAACGCCAAGATGAAGGACGGCTACTCCGACGATTTCTTCGCGCAGATTCTTGGGAAGAATGTGCAGCGGCTGTGGCAGGATTACAAGGCCAAGTACGGAGGCTGA